One window of Dyadobacter sandarakinus genomic DNA carries:
- the recQ gene encoding DNA helicase RecQ, translated as MVKKVDSVVLDTLKEKLKEIFGYSQFRGDQEVIIQNILLGKNTFVIMPTGAGKSLCYQLPALVSDGLTIVISPLIALMKNQVDQLTAFGINAQFLNSTLTKAEMNRVKTDALDGSLKLLYIAPESLTKEDNLDFLKKVRISFVAIDEAHCISEWGHDFRPEYRRIYGIIENIGSLPIIALTATATPKVQQDIRKNLQMEEAETFKSSFNRKNLYYEVRPKKDIKKQLIRYVRNNKGKSGIVYCLSRKTVEEVAELLNVNDVRALPYHAGLDASTRMANQDAFLNEEVDVIVATIAFGMGIDKPDVRFVIHYDVPKSLEGYYQETGRAGRDGLEGNCLMFYSYDDIQKLEKFNKDKTVTERDNARHLLNEMVAYATLGVCRRRQLLSYFGEYLEKDCGFCDNCNKSTEKTKVQDGIILILNAVYQTEQRFDCEHIADLLTATENQYVRSYEHDKLDVYGKGLEINESRDYWISAIRQLVIFNYLEKDVENYGIIRISEKGLRYLSDPYPVTLHKDHNFEEEEVKAEDEEKDVTTGNGSAHAYDEALLGMLKALRKKVAKEKNLPPYVIFQDPSLEEMATTYPTTQQEMAQINGVGMGKVQKFGRQFIDLITKYVEENEIETAKDVVIKSTVNKSKIKIFIIQQVDRKVSLDEIAEVKDLALADVIEEVEHICYSGTKLNLDYYINQVIDRERQQDIYDYFMSAETDNIARALDEFANDEISEEELRLMRIKFLSELAN; from the coding sequence ATGGTAAAGAAGGTTGATTCAGTTGTATTGGACACATTAAAAGAGAAACTGAAAGAGATATTCGGGTACAGTCAATTCAGGGGTGACCAAGAAGTCATCATTCAAAACATACTGCTTGGAAAAAACACTTTCGTCATCATGCCTACCGGTGCAGGCAAGTCGCTGTGCTACCAGTTGCCGGCGCTGGTCAGTGATGGTCTTACCATAGTCATTTCACCATTAATTGCCCTGATGAAGAATCAGGTGGACCAGCTTACTGCTTTCGGGATCAATGCACAGTTCCTGAATTCGACCCTTACCAAGGCGGAGATGAACCGCGTAAAAACCGATGCGCTGGACGGCAGTCTCAAACTGCTCTATATTGCTCCGGAGTCGCTTACGAAGGAAGATAACCTGGATTTTCTGAAAAAGGTAAGGATCTCGTTTGTCGCCATCGACGAAGCACATTGTATCTCTGAGTGGGGTCATGATTTCAGACCTGAATACCGGCGCATTTACGGGATTATCGAGAATATCGGCAGCCTGCCCATCATTGCACTTACGGCCACTGCCACCCCCAAAGTACAGCAGGATATCCGCAAGAACCTGCAGATGGAAGAAGCAGAAACCTTTAAATCGTCATTCAATCGAAAAAACCTTTACTACGAAGTCCGTCCTAAAAAGGACATAAAGAAACAGCTGATCCGGTATGTCCGCAACAACAAAGGCAAATCGGGTATTGTATACTGCCTGAGCCGGAAAACGGTGGAAGAAGTGGCCGAGCTGCTGAATGTAAATGATGTGCGCGCGCTCCCCTACCATGCTGGTCTGGACGCCAGCACACGCATGGCCAACCAGGATGCTTTCCTCAATGAGGAAGTGGACGTAATTGTAGCTACCATCGCATTCGGAATGGGCATTGACAAGCCGGATGTTCGGTTTGTGATCCATTACGACGTTCCAAAGTCCCTCGAAGGATATTACCAGGAAACAGGGCGCGCCGGTCGTGATGGTCTGGAAGGCAACTGTCTGATGTTTTACAGCTATGACGATATTCAGAAGCTCGAAAAGTTTAACAAAGACAAAACTGTTACCGAACGTGACAATGCCCGTCACTTACTGAATGAAATGGTGGCCTATGCCACACTGGGCGTATGTCGTCGCCGCCAGCTGCTGAGCTACTTCGGAGAGTATCTTGAAAAAGACTGCGGCTTTTGCGACAACTGCAACAAGTCTACCGAAAAAACAAAAGTGCAGGATGGTATCATATTGATCCTGAATGCAGTATACCAGACTGAGCAGCGGTTCGACTGCGAGCACATCGCGGACCTGCTTACTGCGACTGAAAATCAGTATGTCAGAAGCTATGAGCACGACAAGCTGGATGTATATGGTAAAGGTCTTGAAATCAATGAATCGCGGGATTACTGGATTTCGGCCATCCGCCAGCTGGTAATCTTTAATTACCTTGAAAAGGACGTTGAAAATTATGGTATCATCAGGATCAGTGAAAAAGGGCTGAGATACCTGAGCGACCCCTACCCGGTTACCCTGCATAAAGACCATAACTTTGAAGAGGAAGAGGTTAAAGCAGAAGATGAGGAGAAGGATGTAACTACCGGCAATGGAAGTGCACATGCTTACGACGAAGCCCTGCTCGGGATGCTTAAGGCACTGCGTAAGAAGGTCGCCAAGGAAAAAAACCTGCCTCCGTATGTGATTTTCCAGGATCCGTCACTGGAAGAAATGGCTACCACCTACCCTACTACCCAGCAGGAAATGGCCCAGATCAATGGGGTCGGGATGGGGAAAGTGCAGAAGTTTGGCAGGCAGTTCATAGACCTGATCACGAAGTACGTCGAGGAGAATGAGATTGAAACTGCAAAAGATGTAGTCATCAAATCGACGGTTAATAAATCCAAAATCAAGATCTTTATCATTCAGCAGGTTGACAGGAAAGTGAGCCTGGACGAAATTGCCGAAGTAAAAGACCTTGCATTGGCAGATGTGATTGAAGAAGTGGAGCATATCTGCTACTCAGGTACCAAGCTCAACCTGGACTATTACATCAATCAGGTGATTGACCGGGAGCGGCAGCAGGACATTTACGATTACTTTATGTCCGCAGAAACAGATAATATCGCACGGGCGCTGGACGAATTTGCGAATGATGAAATCAGCGAAGAGGAACTAAGACTGATGCGAATTAAATTCTTATCAGAGCTGGCCAACTGA